GATTCCGGGAACTCCGTCCGTACAAAATGCTATCCCTACAACGACACTTGGCACGAGCTTAACGGCTGCTCCAGTGCTTGGGATTATTTCTACTGTTGTCATGCTGGGCTTTGGTCTATGGTATATGAAATACGAACTCGACAAGAGTCAAGCAAAAGGCGAAGGTTTCTATTCATATCTTGAAGGAGATACAAGTCAGATCGAAGAGGATGTCGTTGAACATTCTGATAATGACTTACCATCCTTTGTGACCAGTATTATTCCTTTGGTTATTTTAATTGCAACTATTATGATTTTTTCAAACGTTGATAATATCATCTTAATTGCCTTAACCATTAGCATTGTGTTATCTGCGTTCTTATTTAAATCTTATTTACCTAAGCAAACAGAAGTCTTAAATGCTGGTGCTACAGGCTCAGTAGGCTCTTCCTTTGGGGCAGCAAGTGCTGTGGCCTTTGGAGCGGTATTAACCAGTGCGCCAACCTTTGACGCAATTAAACAAGCCATCCTTAATATTCCTGGACCACCATTAGTTAGTTTAGCGGTTGCAACCGCTATTCTTTCAGGGGTCATGGCTGCTTCAGGTGCCATCGGGACAGTTATTACCCAATTAGCACCAACTTACTTATCAATGGGGATTCCAGCTGAAATTATCCACCGTATCGTTGTTATTGGTGGTGGAGTAATTACAGTTGTTCCTCAATCAGGAGTTGTCTTAACCTTTAACAATATTAGTGGTTTAGACTTCAAACATGGTTTTAAAGAAGCATTTATTGTAAGTAACGGTGGCTTCTTATTATCCTTAATCGTTACTGTCATTGTGGCACAAATCTTCTACTTGTAAGATTTAACAAGCTTTAAATAGCCCCCAATTAAAGAACAGGATTAGAAGGTCCTGTTCTTTTTCTTTTTCTTTGGTGTCCCTGGCATGGGGCAAAACTCGGTGGTGAAATTCTAGCTTTTCGATCACACTATAAAAGTATTCCAAACGATATGCTTTATATGCTATTATTTTATAATACCTAGAAGTCAGTAGTGATTCAAAAAGAAATGCTGAGTCAATGGTGAATATGCTAGTTAAGTGAGGGAAATTATGCATAGTTTTGTTTTAAGAGATGGTAGAAAAATTGCTTTTCATCAAACTGAAATTATGGGAATTATTAATATTACTAAAAATTCATTTTACAAAGAATCTCGTGTTTCAGAAGAAAATTTAATGCAGAGGGTAGATCAGTTTATTCAAGAAGGTGCCTTTATTTTAGATATTGGAGCAGAATCAACACGTCCCGGTATAGATCCAATTGATGAGCATACTGAAATTCAAAATATCCAAAGAGCAGTAAGTATGATTAGAGAAAAATATCCTAACATCTTATTGTCTATTGACACTTATCGGGCTACAACAGCGGAAGCAGCTATATTAGCCGGTGCGGATATTATTAATGATATCTCTGGACTCACTTTTGATGAGAGAATGGCTGATGTAGTTGCTAAATATCAAGTGCCTATAATTATTATGCATATAAAAGGCAAACCTAAAGACATGCAAAATGATCCGCATTACGATGACTTAATTACTGAAGTAGAAGAATTTTTCGACCAGCAAATTCAATTAGCCCTTGATCACGGCATTCAAAGAGATAAGATTATTCTAGACCCTGGTATTGGTTTTGGAAAAAATTATGACCACAATGTCAGTTTAATTAAGAATATCGACTTTATGAAAAAATATCAGCTTCCTATTCTTCTGGCCGTATCCAGAAAGACGTTCATCGGTCAACGTCTGGGGGGATTAGAACCCAGTCAGCGTTTGGAAGGGACAATTGCTGTTTCCTGTTTTGCAGCCATGAAAGGAATAGAAATGGTGCGGGTTCACGATGTTAAAGAAAATTTACGCGCGATTCGGGTGATGGAGTTATTTAAATGAAAACAACAGTATATTTAGCTATTGGTTCTAATATAGGAGAGCTCAGCAAGAATCTAGATCAAGCTGTGCAAGCCGTTGATGCCTTGGAAGGCACAAAAGTCACTAAAAGATCAGCCAATTTATCTAATGCTGCTTACGGGGTAACTGATCAGGATGATTTTCTCAATGGGGTTATCGAAATCATAACGGATTTAGCTCCTTTGGATTTATTAAAAGCTATAAAGAAGATTGAAAAAGAAATGGGGCGGACAGAGACTTATCGATGGGGACCACGTCTAATAGATATTGATATTATCTTTTATGGAGATAAAGTCTTGGATAGCCAAGAATTGACGATTCCACATATCGACATGGTCAATCGTGACTTTGTCTTAGGGCCTTTAAAAGAAATCGCTCCTAATAAAATGCATCCCATCTATAAAAAGACGGTAAGCGAATTGTACCAAGATTTAATTGATCGTAATCAATAATATATTAGAAGTAGCGTTTATTAGCTAGAATTGCAAAGCAAGCTAATAAACGCTATTTATTGCGCTTGAATTAAAGAAGAAGGGAAAAATTTATTAGTTAATTACTCTCGATAATATATATTATGTTAACTAGAAAAGATAAAAAATAAAATAAGCTAAATATATTCAATCTTATGAAGAAAATAATAAAATTTAGTGAATTTCCTTATGAGCAATCTTATGTAGTTAATTCCGTTCGCACCTTAGTATTGCTTCTTGGAGTTCGCTCGCATATGATTAATGGTCTTGGCCAACAATAATTTATGTCTATCTCTACTTGTAGATAAGTATCTTTCAAAGCGATAGCACCATATTTTCTATATAAGACAATCTATTAATTTTTCTTTTAATAGATAATTTTATATCTACAGAATTTCATCAAATCCTTCCTTATTTAGCTTATAGCCTGTAACGAAACGTATAATTCTTCAGCTTTTATACTGAATTTGCAGCAGAATCGCTCTCAATTAAGCTAATTGCCATTATAAAAAGCCTAGATTTCTAAAAGATGCATCTAGGCTTTTTATCGTACAAATCAAATTTTTAATTATTTAAACTTTCCTTTACATAAACATAGGCATACCACTCTAGACCAAATTCTCTAAGCAATAATGTATAAATTGCTTGCCAATGCTTATTGTTCTTCAGTAAATAAACTTGATCAAAAAATTCTTCATTATATTGGTCGGTACCAATAAAGTCGTTCTTCATACCTACTAAATATTTTACGTAGCCATCATCTAACAAATCTAATATAGCTCTTAAATGATTTGCTACAAAATAAGTACCTGTATGATAAGGTAATTTTTTATTATTTTCAATGCCGTAATGTCCAAAGACGCTATTTCTTGACTCTTTAAAGTCCGGATTAGACCAATCTAAGGCTAAAATATGCCAGTCACCATATGTCTCTAGTTTGCAGGGAATATTTAAAGCAAACTGCCCACTAAGATATTTCATTATGCTAGTCACCACCTTGTTTACACTATATTTTTAATATAGATTCTTCCACCCTAGCCTGTTTTATTCTATCAATAAAAGCACAATATAGTTAAGTATACAAAATCTTATAAAGAGATATTCAAGTATTTCTTAACTAGCAAAATAGTGATTTAAATCAATTACTTCATCGAATTGTTTACCTGCCCGATCAATATCAACATGGCTGACATAAATAAGGGTTTTATCTAAATTGATTAGTTTATTTTCTATCTTCATTAAGCTTTCGTAGTCAATACCAGCAGAAAATTCGTCTAATAATAGAATATCTTTCTTCATTAGTAAAGCTCGAGCAAGACAGACTCTTTTAGCCTCTCCGCCGGATAGACTGACTTCTCCACTAGAAATCATCATATCTAAACTGTCTTCGTTGGCCCATTGGCTTAACTCAACAAAGTGTAATACTTCAAATAATTCATCATTAGAATAATCATTAGAAAATAAGGTCAGATTATCCTTCAAACTAGCACTAAACACGTGAGGTTGTTGCGGAACATAGCCAATATGTTCAAAAAGATTACTTTCCTTAATAGTCTTAACATCAAGGCCATCTATTTTAACGCTGCCCTTATAGTCACTTTGCTCTCTTAAAATAGCCTTTAGAATTGTTGTCTTGCCAATACCACTCTTTCCTATTAGTAAATACTTTTTATTTTTCTCAAAGGAAACATTAAGTGCCTTACTGTCCTTTCTATTTTTTAAGGAAAATTGATGAAGGGAAATGATATTAAAGTCCTTCACTGTATGACTTGCTTGATCGACCTCTATAAATTCTTGGGAAAGTGCATCTAAAGTCTTTTTACCACTAATATATTTTGTCAGTAAATCAGAAGAAGTATATATAGGAAAGGCAATTCTTGCTAATAATTGAGAGAATGCAATCATTCCCCCTAGTGTGAGTTGACCATGGATAATAAATAGACCACCTATGATCCAAGTCCCAAAATAGAGAAGATTTGAAAACAATTGATTCAAGCTGACAACCGTGTATTGTGATTTTTCAACTTGAACTTGTTTATTTAAGAGATTTAAGGTTCTTTTTTCGAATAATTTTAAAATACTCAATTCCTTATTTGCTACGCGCCAGTCAGTTGATCCTCCAATCAAATCTTGGATAGTAGCTACTGATGAATTGGTTTCCTCGATAAGCTCCTCCTGTTTCTTCTCTAACTTATTTTTAAATAAAAATGCTACAAATAAATTAGGAAGGCTTAGGACAATTGATAAGATAGACAGGATAGGATTAAAGTATAAAGAAACAATAACCGCTACAAGTAGCTGGCAAATGAGATAGCCACCCCAATAAATCGAGTAAAAATAATTGGCTTCGACTTGATTAATTTGTGTGGTTAAGGAAGCTAAAAGTTTATCATTCTTTTCCCCTGTTAGTAAATCAAGCGGTAATCTTTGAATATTTGCAAAAATCTGTTTGCGAAAAACATAGGCTGACTTTTTACTTAATACGGCAGTTAATAATTGCTGGAAATAATAGATCAGCGTTTGAACTAATATAAAGGCAATGGTCAAAAGAGATACGATAATAAATCTACTTTCACCTAAGTTTATAGCATCAATAATAAATTGCATCAAATAGGCTTCACTGACCATAGCTACAGATAATAAACATGTGAGAAAGGCATAGATAAAAATATCTTTTCTTAATATTCTGTAAATAGATTCCATTAAGCTCTCCTTTAATTTTATTGATTTATTTTGGCGCCGTAAAATCGACTTGTCAATAAAAATATAACTTTTTAATCAAATTAAATATCAAGAAAAGTATACTATATAACTAGAAAAATGATTAACTTAGCCCGTTTTTTAAGGTACACCTTGTCCTTTTATAATTATTTATAGTCATATATTAAAGTAAAAAAGCACAATAGAATGTATCTACTGTGCTAGAGTACCCGCTAATTTTATTTTTATGCCATTACAAAATACAGAAGATTTAACCAGTAATTAATCCAATTGGGCATTTAAGGATAGCTCTTGACCGATAATTAGTGGTAATGAATCTTTTTGGTGTCCTATGGCTTCCGTTGATACTAACGGGAGTTCAGGGTTAGTATACTCCTTAACAATATCTATTAGATAATCTCTACCTATTTTACTATCGAATTCGGTAAAAGATCCTAATATTAAACCGCTTATTTCTTCAAAAACAGCTAATTGTTGTAATTGAGCTAAATAAGTTCTTATACGACCTTCCAAGCCAGAAAAACTTTCTAAAAATAAAATTTTCTCCTTTAAATTAGGCCAATAAGAGGTACCTGCTAATTTTAAGAAACAGCGTATGTTACCACCTAATACTAAACCCCTTAAGGAACTCCCCTGAATAAATTCAGAATTTTCCTGGATATATTTGTTGACTAGCTTTTTTGCCTCAGTATCCTTTAATAAACTGGTAAAAGCCTCAAATTGCATATTACTACTTTTGTCAACTAAATGACGTACCTGAAAAAGTACAGAACTTTTACCTGTTTGACTATAGATGGCATTAATGACAGTAGTTAAATCGGAATAACCGAATAATTTGCATGACGAATTTTTAATTGCTTTATAATCTAAATAGCAAATAGTTTCATTAGCAATATCCCCGCCAGATAAGTCAAAGATATAATCAATTGCGGGATTTTTAAAATATTGGTTGACAATTTCAGCGCGTCGTTTGGCATTAACTGCTCCAATTTTAGAGTCACTAAATAAGGCATCCGCTTGGTAGTGCACCTTAATAGAAAGATTTTCTAATAACCTGATTAGGTCGACTAGTGAATCCTTTTGATTATGGCTTAGTCCATTGGATAAGGCAACTAAGGCAATTTCTTGCATAATACTCCCCTATTTCTTATTCTTATAATGATATGCATAGCTTAAACAAATGATTATTGAAAGGATTAAATATAAGACCATAAAACGATTATTTGGCACTCGTGATATTAACATTCCCCATAATATCAAACTTAGAGCAAAAAAAAATCTTTTCATACCTTCTAATAATATTAAGTACTTACAGACATGAAATACTAATTTAATTATACCTAGGATTACATTTTTTCGCCAACTTACCAATATTTTTCGTTTTATTCGCTAAAAAAAGCTTACTATGATAAGTTTAATAAAAGCTTAGTTATCTGAGAGGTGAAAAAAATGGATTATAATGATGTACTCGATTTTTGGTTTAAAGAACTTGATTCCAAACAATGGTTTAACGGTGGCAACCAAGTTGATCAGTTAATTATAGATAATTTTTCTAAGTTACATGGACAAGTTGCTGCTGGTGAACATGCAGATTGGCGTCAAGGCGTTGAAGGTAGGCTGGCTGAAATTATTGTCTTAGACCAGTTCTCCCGTAATATTTACCGGAATAGTGGTCAAGCCTACGCTTACGACAATATGGCCCTTGCTTTAGCTCAAGAAGGAATAAGGCATGCCGATTTAAGTGGTCTAACAGTTGAAGAACGTGGTTTCTTCTATATGCCCTTTATGCATTCGGAATCGCTTAAAATTCATGAACAAGCTCTCGAACTTTTTGCTTCTGAGCCCGGTCTGAGCCATCGCTTAAAATACGAAAAAATGCATTATGATATCATTAAAGAATATGGCCGTTATCCCTATCGCAATGAATATTTAGGTCGTGAAAATACTCCTGAGGAAGAGGAATACTTAAAACATAATGATGGCTTTTAAAGCCATGAGCGGAATAAATGCAATATACAAACAAAAGCCCTGACAATAATCAGGGCTTTTTTATAGGACTTAAGTTAATGACTAGTTAAGCCTTACAAACACAAAAAAGGACTTCACCCAGTTGAAATGAAGTCCTTTTCGTATTCTATTCGATTTTACTATATATTTTTTTGGATAAAGTCGACCGATTTCTCAATGATATCAAAAGGAACCCAGTGGTCTTCTTCTTCATAAATCTGATAAGCGATATTAACTTTTTCATTATTCGCCTGTATTTTTGGGATAAGCTGGCGATTGATATCTGTATTTATCCAGTTATCCTTGCCCCCGTTGTAAACAAAGAAAGGAAGGCCCTCTAGCTGATTAAGATGATCGGCTAGGTTCCAGCTACGGATAAAGGATAAGTCTTCATTGACACTTTGACTGGCTTGGTATCGGTTATATAATTGCTCTAATTGTTTAACCGCATCAAGGGAAGCAATGTATTGGACTGCCCCATCTAATTTTTGGCCATACTTAGCAATGATTAAGCCAGTCGTCAGACCTCCCATTGAAGTTCCAAAAATAGCCAGGTGGTCTACACTATAAGCCTCTGTTATGGCCTGAACTAAAAGTGGAAATTCTTCTACATTATGCTTTAAAACGGCTGCTAGGTCATTTGCCATTTGGTATTGGTAATTGTTGGGGCGCCGTTGTCCATGGAGATAGGCATCAGGAATAACCACATGAAAGCCTGCCTTAGCAAAAGCGATGGCTTGGGTTAGAATCGATTCTTTGACATTAGTCCAGCCATGGTAGCCAATAATAAAGTCCTTTAATTCATTTCCCTGCCCTTCCATAAATACCTCTAAGACAGGAATATCAGAAAAGACATTATAACGGACAGTATAATTTGTAGCCGTCATGCAATTCTCCTTTCACTTATTTATTCTTACTTGCATTAGGACTGAGCCGTCTTTCCAGCAATTCCATCAGATAATCAGCCACGATAGACATTAAGGCAATTGGTATTACTCCAGCTAAGATAATACTGGTCCCTTCCGAAGCATTAACCCCCCGGGTTAAAATAGAACCTAATCCCCCTGCTCCAACAAAGGTACCAATGGTAGCAATCCCAATGGCGGTAATGAAGGCATTGCGAATACCCCCTAAAATGACCGGGAAGGCTAAGGGAAATTCAACTTTTAAAATCACTTGCATCTTCGTCATTCCCATGCCCTTACCAACATCAATGATGCCGGCATCGATATTTCTAACCCCAGTATAGGTATTCCGCAAAATCGGCAATAAGGAATAAAGGAAAACGGTTAAAACCACCAGATTTGAACCTAGCCCTAAGTAAAGCATCAATACAGATAGTAAGGCCAGGGCTGGAACGGTTTGAATAATATTAGCGATACTTATCACGATATTGGCCAGTTTTTCCCGTCTAGCAATATAAAAGCCTAGTGGGATAGCCAATAAACAGGCAAAAATGGTGCCGTATAAGGCCATTAGCATCTGTTGAAAGAATTGACTAATGACATAAGAACTATTTTCTGAATAATAATAAAGTAATTGTTGCCATACACTTAAATCCGTAATATCGGCCATGTCTTATTCAACCTCCTTTTTTCTGACTGGTTCTAAGTAAGGTTCTTTGTCTTCAAAATAATTATGACGTAGTAACCATTCCTTAGCGACTGTACTTGGTTCTAATAAGTAATTATCAGCGGTAAAGTTTAGCCGTTGCATTTCTTCGTTACTGATCGCTCCTGCAAGTTTGGCCATGACCTTATCAAGATCAGGATACCTAGCACGGATCTCATTTGTAGCGACAGGACTAGCGTCATAAGGAGGGAATAGGTGTCTGTCATCTTCTAAGACCTTGAGATCTTCAGAGATAATTCTTCCATCGGTTGAATAGCCTAAGGCAACATCAATTTCTTCATTAGCTATAGCTGTGTAAACTAAACCGATAGCCATTGGGTAAAGATTATCAAAATCAAAACCGTAAGTTTGGACAAAGCCATCATAGCCGTCCCCTTCGCGTTCTAGCCAGGAGTTATCGACTCCCACCTTAAAGGTATCGGCATATTCTTCTAAATCGCTGACCTTTTCAAGTCCTAGTTCCTCCGCATCTTCTCGTCTTACCATAAAGGCATAGGTATTGGCAAAGCCATAAGTAGGATACCAGGTTTGGTTAAATTCCTCTTCAAAGCCTTTAACGACTTTCTCAAGCGCGAGTTGGGGATCTGTGATCGGTTCTTGGCCTAATTCACCAGTCAAGCTGGTCCCTGTATAACGAACTGAGGCCACGTTTGCATCTCCGGTTTGGAGGGCAGCGTGGTTCATTGATGAGGAACCTAGGTTAGTAATACGATTAGCATCAATAGGTATATAATGTTCTACCATGCCTTCAACGATGAAGCCCATAATTTCAGCTTCTGTACTTCCTAAACTGGCAATGGTTATGGTATCCGAATCAGCAGCATTAGATAAACCGGGTAAGGAACAACTAGACAATAAGACGACACTGATCAGAGCAATAATACTTTTAATAATACGTTTCATGCTTAAGCCGCCTCCTCTTTTGATGACATTTGAGGTGAGGACCATTGTTCAACTTTCCCCATGATAAAGTCAACCACTAAAGCGAGTATGGTTACTGGGATAGTCCCGCCAAAGATTAGATCAGCTCTAAAGAGGTTTAGACCATTAAAGATCATTTCTCCTAAGCCCCCACCACCGATATAGGCAGCGAGCGTGGTCCAGGCAATCACATAGACCGCTGATAAACGCACCCCAGCCATAATCACGGGTGTAGCTAAGGGAAGTTGCACTTTCCAAATTAATTGCCAAGGGGTCAAACCCATGCCTTTACCTGCATCTAAGAGATCAGCACTTACCGAAGTCATTCCTAAATAAGTATTTCTAAGAATCGGTAATAAGGAATAGAGAAATAAGGCAATAATCGATGGCGTCCTCCCCACACCAAAGAAAGGGATCATTAAGGCCAAAAGCGCCATAGTGGGAATAGTTTGTAAGATACTTACTAAACTAATAAAACCACCGGCATATTTTTGATGTTGAGATAGAAAGATCCCTAATGGAATGGCTACGATGATTCCCAATCCTAAGGAAATGAGGGAAATACTAATGTGCTGGCCTAAAAGTCTTAAAATTTCATCGCCTTCTTGTTGTAAAAATTCAATCATACTTATTCAGTCCCCTCTTCTTGATTGGTGACTGCTTCTTCTGAAGAATCTTCTTCACTATCATCGCCCCAGACACTATCGTAAACAAAGTTAACTAAAGCACTGCGGGTGACAATACCAGTTAATTGCCGGTCACTATTGACGACTGGAATATTAGGCAAAGCTCCTTTTAGGATCCGTTGCATGGTATCTTGGACCAAGTCATCCTCTTGGACTGGATAAGTCCTTTGGTCCATTACCGCACTGACAGAGGCATCACGGGACTGTTCATGAGTAATGGTTTCCAGGCTAATCCTTCCCATTAGATGGCGATAATCATCAATTACAAATAGCGAATCGACATGGTTATTGCGCATAACCCGAATAGCATCGCTAATCGATTTGCCCAAACTAATCGTTAAGGGATTTGTGTTCATAATTTCTTTAACCGTGATGATATTGGCCCGAGCCTGCATGAGACGGTCTTCTCCCAAGAAATCGCGGACATAGTCATCTGCTGGATTTTGAATAATATTATCTGGAGTATCATATTGAACCAAATCGCCATCCCGCCAAATAGCAATTCGGTCAGCCAGAGCCAATGCCTCATCCATATCATGAGTCACAAAAACAAAGGTTGACCCATATTCTCTTTGTAAATCCTTGACGAGTTCTTGTAAGGAATCCCTGGTAATGGGATCCAAAGCTCCAAAGGGTTCATCCATTAAAACAATTTCTGGATTCGCAGCTAAAGCACGGATAACCCCCACCCGTTGTTGCTGTCCTCCTGATAGTTCAGAAGGATAGCGGTCAAGGAAA
This genomic stretch from Aerococcus mictus harbors:
- a CDS encoding LD-carboxypeptidase; this translates as MQEIALVALSNGLSHNQKDSLVDLIRLLENLSIKVHYQADALFSDSKIGAVNAKRRAEIVNQYFKNPAIDYIFDLSGGDIANETICYLDYKAIKNSSCKLFGYSDLTTVINAIYSQTGKSSVLFQVRHLVDKSSNMQFEAFTSLLKDTEAKKLVNKYIQENSEFIQGSSLRGLVLGGNIRCFLKLAGTSYWPNLKEKILFLESFSGLEGRIRTYLAQLQQLAVFEEISGLILGSFTEFDSKIGRDYLIDIVKEYTNPELPLVSTEAIGHQKDSLPLIIGQELSLNAQLD
- a CDS encoding DUF924 family protein, whose protein sequence is MDYNDVLDFWFKELDSKQWFNGGNQVDQLIIDNFSKLHGQVAAGEHADWRQGVEGRLAEIIVLDQFSRNIYRNSGQAYAYDNMALALAQEGIRHADLSGLTVEERGFFYMPFMHSESLKIHEQALELFASEPGLSHRLKYEKMHYDIIKEYGRYPYRNEYLGRENTPEEEEYLKHNDGF
- a CDS encoding ABC transporter permease, which produces MADITDLSVWQQLLYYYSENSSYVISQFFQQMLMALYGTIFACLLAIPLGFYIARREKLANIVISIANIIQTVPALALLSVLMLYLGLGSNLVVLTVFLYSLLPILRNTYTGVRNIDAGIIDVGKGMGMTKMQVILKVEFPLAFPVILGGIRNAFITAIGIATIGTFVGAGGLGSILTRGVNASEGTSIILAGVIPIALMSIVADYLMELLERRLSPNASKNK
- a CDS encoding alpha/beta hydrolase family protein; its protein translation is MTATNYTVRYNVFSDIPVLEVFMEGQGNELKDFIIGYHGWTNVKESILTQAIAFAKAGFHVVIPDAYLHGQRRPNNYQYQMANDLAAVLKHNVEEFPLLVQAITEAYSVDHLAIFGTSMGGLTTGLIIAKYGQKLDGAVQYIASLDAVKQLEQLYNRYQASQSVNEDLSFIRSWNLADHLNQLEGLPFFVYNGGKDNWINTDINRQLIPKIQANNEKVNIAYQIYEEEDHWVPFDIIEKSVDFIQKNI
- a CDS encoding ATP-binding cassette domain-containing protein, which translates into the protein MESIYRILRKDIFIYAFLTCLLSVAMVSEAYLMQFIIDAINLGESRFIIVSLLTIAFILVQTLIYYFQQLLTAVLSKKSAYVFRKQIFANIQRLPLDLLTGEKNDKLLASLTTQINQVEANYFYSIYWGGYLICQLLVAVIVSLYFNPILSILSIVLSLPNLFVAFLFKNKLEKKQEELIEETNSSVATIQDLIGGSTDWRVANKELSILKLFEKRTLNLLNKQVQVEKSQYTVVSLNQLFSNLLYFGTWIIGGLFIIHGQLTLGGMIAFSQLLARIAFPIYTSSDLLTKYISGKKTLDALSQEFIEVDQASHTVKDFNIISLHQFSLKNRKDSKALNVSFEKNKKYLLIGKSGIGKTTILKAILREQSDYKGSVKIDGLDVKTIKESNLFEHIGYVPQQPHVFSASLKDNLTLFSNDYSNDELFEVLHFVELSQWANEDSLDMMISSGEVSLSGGEAKRVCLARALLMKKDILLLDEFSAGIDYESLMKIENKLINLDKTLIYVSHVDIDRAGKQFDEVIDLNHYFAS
- a CDS encoding ABC transporter ATP-binding protein, which codes for MIEFDQVEKIYPGNVQALKKSSLTINDGEFVCFIGRSGSGKTTALRMINRMHDPSSGAILINGQKTTDLNPVDLRRKIGYVIQQIGLMPHMTIYDNIVTVPRLLKVDEEECKRIAHRLLKRVELPEDFLDRYPSELSGGQQQRVGVIRALAANPEIVLMDEPFGALDPITRDSLQELVKDLQREYGSTFVFVTHDMDEALALADRIAIWRDGDLVQYDTPDNIIQNPADDYVRDFLGEDRLMQARANIITVKEIMNTNPLTISLGKSISDAIRVMRNNHVDSLFVIDDYRHLMGRISLETITHEQSRDASVSAVMDQRTYPVQEDDLVQDTMQRILKGALPNIPVVNSDRQLTGIVTRSALVNFVYDSVWGDDSEEDSSEEAVTNQEEGTE
- a CDS encoding osmoprotectant ABC transporter substrate-binding protein, with amino-acid sequence MKRIIKSIIALISVVLLSSCSLPGLSNAADSDTITIASLGSTEAEIMGFIVEGMVEHYIPIDANRITNLGSSSMNHAALQTGDANVASVRYTGTSLTGELGQEPITDPQLALEKVVKGFEEEFNQTWYPTYGFANTYAFMVRREDAEELGLEKVSDLEEYADTFKVGVDNSWLEREGDGYDGFVQTYGFDFDNLYPMAIGLVYTAIANEEIDVALGYSTDGRIISEDLKVLEDDRHLFPPYDASPVATNEIRARYPDLDKVMAKLAGAISNEEMQRLNFTADNYLLEPSTVAKEWLLRHNYFEDKEPYLEPVRKKEVE
- the folK gene encoding 2-amino-4-hydroxy-6-hydroxymethyldihydropteridine diphosphokinase; this encodes MKTTVYLAIGSNIGELSKNLDQAVQAVDALEGTKVTKRSANLSNAAYGVTDQDDFLNGVIEIITDLAPLDLLKAIKKIEKEMGRTETYRWGPRLIDIDIIFYGDKVLDSQELTIPHIDMVNRDFVLGPLKEIAPNKMHPIYKKTVSELYQDLIDRNQ
- a CDS encoding GntP family permease; this encodes MEVIGIIGLIVAIISVIYLSFKGLSMVVAAPLSALIIILCNQMDIFGSLIGPENSYMAGLAGFLIKNFGIFILGAILGQYMDKSGATVSIANFILDKVGTESAYKVLVALTFIGALLTFGGISIFVVFFTLIPLARPIFKKLDINWKLLSIPLYLGAGTFTMSMIPGTPSVQNAIPTTTLGTSLTAAPVLGIISTVVMLGFGLWYMKYELDKSQAKGEGFYSYLEGDTSQIEEDVVEHSDNDLPSFVTSIIPLVILIATIMIFSNVDNIILIALTISIVLSAFLFKSYLPKQTEVLNAGATGSVGSSFGAASAVAFGAVLTSAPTFDAIKQAILNIPGPPLVSLAVATAILSGVMAASGAIGTVITQLAPTYLSMGIPAEIIHRIVVIGGGVITVVPQSGVVLTFNNISGLDFKHGFKEAFIVSNGGFLLSLIVTVIVAQIFYL
- the folP gene encoding dihydropteroate synthase encodes the protein MHSFVLRDGRKIAFHQTEIMGIINITKNSFYKESRVSEENLMQRVDQFIQEGAFILDIGAESTRPGIDPIDEHTEIQNIQRAVSMIREKYPNILLSIDTYRATTAEAAILAGADIINDISGLTFDERMADVVAKYQVPIIIMHIKGKPKDMQNDPHYDDLITEVEEFFDQQIQLALDHGIQRDKIILDPGIGFGKNYDHNVSLIKNIDFMKKYQLPILLAVSRKTFIGQRLGGLEPSQRLEGTIAVSCFAAMKGIEMVRVHDVKENLRAIRVMELFK
- a CDS encoding ABC transporter permease, with amino-acid sequence MIEFLQQEGDEILRLLGQHISISLISLGLGIIVAIPLGIFLSQHQKYAGGFISLVSILQTIPTMALLALMIPFFGVGRTPSIIALFLYSLLPILRNTYLGMTSVSADLLDAGKGMGLTPWQLIWKVQLPLATPVIMAGVRLSAVYVIAWTTLAAYIGGGGLGEMIFNGLNLFRADLIFGGTIPVTILALVVDFIMGKVEQWSSPQMSSKEEAA